A genomic region of Scomber japonicus isolate fScoJap1 chromosome 5, fScoJap1.pri, whole genome shotgun sequence contains the following coding sequences:
- the LOC128358286 gene encoding pleckstrin homology domain-containing family A member 7-like isoform X3 has protein sequence MSHNQRTTTFRHPVTGQISQENVDFLLQEQLQGARMMSKPGGELSSTTVSEASTAITSSTVDTPSASKGTRSSAKVHNFGKREQAIKRNPNVPVVVRGWLYKQDSSGMRLWKRKWFVLADFCLFYYKDSREESVLGSIPLPSYIISPVGPEDHIGRKYAFKANHTGMRSYIYKQSSVIGTQAEHTGMRTYYFSADTQEDMNTWLGAMNQAARMQNHADSLIRPSDKLENFNIMQHQTVSQTNHINHHKTKTADTDGRPIIHEVLLEPIHRDADERCSFHKESPATTMLLEHHIGSSTLETDTHTSLPANPTTSTLPQSDHMSASAPVSRVPSRAPSRAASTLPSSVCTRNGLVSTPSPILEPNGIAAGTYQRAPAAPPSDTHKPVHRRSTLEQVEQWVKVQKAEHKGPPSRDNTLPRRTPPTQPKYTTIDAYQTLPKTPRHSPPTARIGEYKYAQDRLSHFRLTPEQGAAGSNTVWQLYEWQQRHQFRHGSPTAPLYTPAPEYPFGPRPPSTVPPSSAPKSDGPPRCVSVPPSSADIPPPGPPPGSSRTLSPTRRPHTPAERVTVRPMGDRSVVDIPFTVSPRRSKSQLFKAATIERRSMPASGYITHTVSAPSLHGKTADDTYMQLKKDLEYLDLKVAGSQTLKESGKPVKVAESDVDVKLSRLCEQDNILKDLEARISSLKEDKDKLESVLDLSHQQMEQYHEQPAHAHKIAYQQRLLQEDLVNIRAQISRLSTEMANAWEEYGWLERSVEQLRAALQAHMSHSATPQQEKAEMKRELWRIEDVMGGLSASKANYRITIDSVQNPERKLVPSVSDPAVPSQSAEVQPPPRSSIPSTLSHTLPHSTVPKWAEDNAPPRPPLPRLYDYEETPPVVPPLPKEASVIRHTSVRGLKRQSDERKRDRESGQYVVNGDCKGDLRSYLSEPELPAMSHHSTGSDIDYQYFQSKGLSGTSSRLNQSNSISSYVTLRRGPGSSLARERPKSALERLSSPTEAQQLPSNQARGRMSAEEQLERMKRHQKALVRERKRNLSQGERSCTGLSTSTATTHRSSSSSRLPSNTSDPPASVFDWQEERPRAEGQSDEGRNQVKERGRIQSDEWVTVPVTQIREVDVEPLDYDLDISRELSKPRKVPIPERYVESDPEEPLSPEELEERSRRTERIKNLLAKSSVHNMQPSAPMDFSELESALQQQEKIMTVSHALASEASRKSKRVAAKAAAQH, from the exons ggCACCCGCTCCAGTGCTAAGGTGCACAACTTTGGGAAGAGAGAGCAGGCCATTAAGAGGAACCCCAATGTGCCCGTCGTGGTCCGAGGATGGCTGTACAAACAg GACAGCTCTGGGATGCGTCTTTGGAAAAGGAAGTGGTTCGTCTTGGCTGACTTCTGTCTGTTCTACTACAAAG ataGCAGAGAGGAATCGGTCCTAGGCAGTATTCCTCTGCCCAGCTATATCATTTCACCCGTGGGACCCGAGGACCACATCGGCCGCAAGTATGCCTTTAAG GCTAACCACACTGGTATGCGCTCGTACATTTACAAGCAGAGCTCTGTGATTGGCACGCAGGCGGAGCACACTGGGATGCGGACGTATTACTTCAGCGCAGACACCCAAGAGGACATGAACACTTGGCTGGGTGCCATGAACCAGGCTGCACGGATGCAGAACCATGCTGACTCTCTGATCAG ACCATCTGACAAGTTAGAAAACTTTAACATAATGCAGCATCAGACAGTCTCACAGACAAACCACATCAACCACCACAAGACCAAGACTGCGGACACTGATGGCAGACCCATCATCCACGAAGTTCTCCTGGAGCCCATACACCGTGACGCAGACGAGCGCTGCAGCTTCCACAAAGAATCTCCTGCTACAACCATGTTGTTGGAGCACCACATAGGAAGCAGCACCctggaaacagacacacatacttcCCTCCCCGCCAACCCCACAACCTCCACCCTCCCACAGTCAGACCACATGTCGGCCTCGGCTCCTGTATCCAGGGTGCCGTCCCGGGCGCCGTCACGCGCCGCCTCGACACTGCCCTCCAGCGTTTGCACAAGGAACGGCCTGGTCTCCACGCCCAGCCCCATCCTGGAGCCTAACGGGATCGCAGCGGGGACATACCAGAGGGCCCCAGCAGCGCCcccttctgacacacacaagcctGTGCATAGGAGAAGCACTCTGGAGCAGGTGGAGCAGTGGGTCAAAGTGCAAAAGGCTGAGCACAAAGG CCCCCCATCCAGAGACAACACCCTCCCCCGCCGTACACCACCAACTCAGCCCAAGTACACCACCATAGATGCATACCAGACCCTGCCAAAGACTCCTCGCCACAGCCCCCCGACCGCACGAATTGGCGAGTACAAGTACGCTCAGGACCGCCTGAGCCACTTCCGCCTCACCCCAGAGCAAGGTGCCGCAGGGTCCAACACCGTCTGGCAGCTGTACGAGTGGCAGCAGCGTCACCAGTTCCGTCACGGCAGCCCCACAGCGCCACTCTACACTCCAGCCCCGGAGTACCCTTTCGGTCCCCGGCCCCCATCGACCGTGCCTCCCTCCTCAGCTCCTAAGTCCGATGGGCCGCCCCGCTGTGTGTCGGTACCACCTTCATCTGCAGACATCCCTCCACCCGGGCCCCCGCCAGGCTCCAGCCGAACCCTGTCACCCACACGGAGGCCGCACACACCTGCTGAACGGGTGACAGTCAGGCCGATGGGTGATAGGTCAGTGGTGGACATCCCCTTCACTGTTTCTCCCCGCAGGAGCAAATCTCAGCTGTTCAAG GCGGCAACTATCGAGAGACGGTCAATGCCTGCATCTGgctacatcacacacacagtcagtgcaCCCAGCCTTCATGGCAAAACG GCTGATGATACCTATATGCAGCTGAAGAAGGATTTGGAGTATCTGGACTTGAAG GTTGCTGGAAGTCAGACGCTGAAGGAATCAGGGAAACCTGTTAAAGTTGCAGAAAGTGATGTGGAT GTGAAGTTGAGTCGGTTGTGTGAGCAGGACAATATCCTGAAGGATCTGGAGGCGAGGATCAGCTCTCTGAAGGAAGACAAG GACAAGCTGGAGAGTGTGTTGGATTTGTCCCACCAGCAGATGGAGCAGTACCATGAGCAGCCGGCCCACGCCCATAAGATCGCCTACCAGCAGAGGCTGCTACAGGAGGATCTGGTCAACATCAGGGCCCAGATATCCCGGCTCTCCacg gAGATGGCAAACGCGTGGGAGGAGTATGGCTGGCTGGAGAGATCAGTGGAGCAGTTGAGGGCGGCACTGCAGGCACATATGAGCCACAGCGCCACCCCACAG CAAGAGAAAGCTGAGATGAAGCGTGAGCTGTGGAGGATCGAGGACGTGATGGGGGGACTGAGTGCCAGCAAAGCCAACTACAGAATCACCATAGACTCCGTCCAGAACCCAG AGAGGAAATTAGTGCCTTCGGTGTCGGACCCCGCAGTGCCTTCTCAGAGCGCAGAGGTCCAGCCTCCTCCTCGCAGCTCCATTCCAAGCACCCTCTCCCATACGTTGCCTCACAGCACCGTGCCAAAGTGG GCAGAGGACAACGCTCCGCCCCGGCCACCACTGCCACGTCTCTATGACTATGAGGAGACACCCCCTGTGGTGCCGCCCCTCCCCAAAGAGGCCTCGGTCATCCGCCACACATCAGTACGCGGGCTTAAACGCCAAtcagatgagaggaagagggacaGGGAGAGCGGACAGTATGTTGTCAATGGAGACTGTAAG GGGGACTTGAGGTCCTACCTGAGTGAACCAGAGCTGCCAGCGATGAGCCACCACAGCACCGGGTCTGACATTGACTACCAGTATTTCCAGAGCAAAG GTCTGTCAGGCACCTCATCTCGACTGAACCAGTCCAACTCCATCTCATCCTATGTGACCCTGAGGAGAGGCCCCGGGAGCTCCTTAGCCAGG GAGAGACCCAAGAGTGCCTTGGAGCGTCTGTCTTCGCCCACAGAGGCCCAGCAGCTCCCGAGCAACCAGGCTCGCGGCCGAATGAGCGCGGAGGAGCAGCTGGAGAGGATGAAGCGCCACCAGAAGGCTCTGGTCCGCGAACGCAAGAGGAACCTCAGCCAGGGCGAACGCTCCTGCACGGGCCTCTCCACCTCCACTGCCACCACCCatcgctcctcctcctcgtctagACTGCCCTCCAACACCTCCGATCCTCCGGCCTCC GTTTTTGATTGGCAGGAGGAGCGACCCAGGGCAGAGGGTCAGAGCGACGAAGGTAGGAAccaagtgaaagagagaggaagaatcCAGTCAGATGAATGGGTGACAGTACCGGTCACACAGATACGAGAAGTGGATGTTGAGCCTCTGGACTATGATCTGGATATCAGCCGAGAG CTGTCCAAACCTCGGAAAGTCCCCATCCCAGAGCGCTATGTAGAGTCTGACCCTGAGGAGCCTCTGAGTCCGGAGGAGCTGGAAGAACGCAGCCGCAGAACTGAGCGCATCAAGAACCTTCTGGCCAAATCCAG TGTTCACAACATGCAGCCGTCGGCACCGATGGACTTCAGTGAGCTGGAGTCAgctctacagcagcaggagaagatcATGACTGTGTCTCACGCACTGGCTTCAGAGGCCTCGCGCAAGAGCAAACGCGTGGCAG
- the LOC128358286 gene encoding pleckstrin homology domain-containing family A member 7-like isoform X2 codes for MWNQSGYCNHIPHPGYPFYHAPCSHNQRTTTFRHPVTGQISQENVDFLLQEQLQGARMMSKPGGELSSTTVSEASTAITSSTVDTPSASKGTRSSAKVHNFGKREQAIKRNPNVPVVVRGWLYKQDSSGMRLWKRKWFVLADFCLFYYKDSREESVLGSIPLPSYIISPVGPEDHIGRKYAFKANHTGMRSYIYKQSSVIGTQAEHTGMRTYYFSADTQEDMNTWLGAMNQAARMQNHADSLIRPSDKLENFNIMQHQTVSQTNHINHHKTKTADTDGRPIIHEVLLEPIHRDADERCSFHKESPATTMLLEHHIGSSTLETDTHTSLPANPTTSTLPQSDHMSASAPVSRVPSRAPSRAASTLPSSVCTRNGLVSTPSPILEPNGIAAGTYQRAPAAPPSDTHKPVHRRSTLEQVEQWVKVQKAEHKGPPSRDNTLPRRTPPTQPKYTTIDAYQTLPKTPRHSPPTARIGEYKYAQDRLSHFRLTPEQGAAGSNTVWQLYEWQQRHQFRHGSPTAPLYTPAPEYPFGPRPPSTVPPSSAPKSDGPPRCVSVPPSSADIPPPGPPPGSSRTLSPTRRPHTPAERVTVRPMGDRSVVDIPFTVSPRRSKSQLFKAATIERRSMPASGYITHTVSAPSLHGKTADDTYMQLKKDLEYLDLKVAGSQTLKESGKPVKVAESDVDVKLSRLCEQDNILKDLEARISSLKEDKDKLESVLDLSHQQMEQYHEQPAHAHKIAYQQRLLQEDLVNIRAQISRLSTEMANAWEEYGWLERSVEQLRAALQAHMSHSATPQQEKAEMKRELWRIEDVMGGLSASKANYRITIDSVQNPERKLVPSVSDPAVPSQSAEVQPPPRSSIPSTLSHTLPHSTVPKWAEDNAPPRPPLPRLYDYEETPPVVPPLPKEASVIRHTSVRGLKRQSDERKRDRESGQYVVNGDCKGDLRSYLSEPELPAMSHHSTGSDIDYQYFQSKGLSGTSSRLNQSNSISSYVTLRRGPGSSLARERPKSALERLSSPTEAQQLPSNQARGRMSAEEQLERMKRHQKALVRERKRNLSQGERSCTGLSTSTATTHRSSSSSRLPSNTSDPPASVFDWQEERPRAEGQSDEGRNQVKERGRIQSDEWVTVPVTQIREVDVEPLDYDLDISRELSKPRKVPIPERYVESDPEEPLSPEELEERSRRTERIKNLLAKSSVHNMQPSAPMDFSELESALQQQEKIMTVSHALASEASRKSKRVAAKAAAQH; via the exons ggCACCCGCTCCAGTGCTAAGGTGCACAACTTTGGGAAGAGAGAGCAGGCCATTAAGAGGAACCCCAATGTGCCCGTCGTGGTCCGAGGATGGCTGTACAAACAg GACAGCTCTGGGATGCGTCTTTGGAAAAGGAAGTGGTTCGTCTTGGCTGACTTCTGTCTGTTCTACTACAAAG ataGCAGAGAGGAATCGGTCCTAGGCAGTATTCCTCTGCCCAGCTATATCATTTCACCCGTGGGACCCGAGGACCACATCGGCCGCAAGTATGCCTTTAAG GCTAACCACACTGGTATGCGCTCGTACATTTACAAGCAGAGCTCTGTGATTGGCACGCAGGCGGAGCACACTGGGATGCGGACGTATTACTTCAGCGCAGACACCCAAGAGGACATGAACACTTGGCTGGGTGCCATGAACCAGGCTGCACGGATGCAGAACCATGCTGACTCTCTGATCAG ACCATCTGACAAGTTAGAAAACTTTAACATAATGCAGCATCAGACAGTCTCACAGACAAACCACATCAACCACCACAAGACCAAGACTGCGGACACTGATGGCAGACCCATCATCCACGAAGTTCTCCTGGAGCCCATACACCGTGACGCAGACGAGCGCTGCAGCTTCCACAAAGAATCTCCTGCTACAACCATGTTGTTGGAGCACCACATAGGAAGCAGCACCctggaaacagacacacatacttcCCTCCCCGCCAACCCCACAACCTCCACCCTCCCACAGTCAGACCACATGTCGGCCTCGGCTCCTGTATCCAGGGTGCCGTCCCGGGCGCCGTCACGCGCCGCCTCGACACTGCCCTCCAGCGTTTGCACAAGGAACGGCCTGGTCTCCACGCCCAGCCCCATCCTGGAGCCTAACGGGATCGCAGCGGGGACATACCAGAGGGCCCCAGCAGCGCCcccttctgacacacacaagcctGTGCATAGGAGAAGCACTCTGGAGCAGGTGGAGCAGTGGGTCAAAGTGCAAAAGGCTGAGCACAAAGG CCCCCCATCCAGAGACAACACCCTCCCCCGCCGTACACCACCAACTCAGCCCAAGTACACCACCATAGATGCATACCAGACCCTGCCAAAGACTCCTCGCCACAGCCCCCCGACCGCACGAATTGGCGAGTACAAGTACGCTCAGGACCGCCTGAGCCACTTCCGCCTCACCCCAGAGCAAGGTGCCGCAGGGTCCAACACCGTCTGGCAGCTGTACGAGTGGCAGCAGCGTCACCAGTTCCGTCACGGCAGCCCCACAGCGCCACTCTACACTCCAGCCCCGGAGTACCCTTTCGGTCCCCGGCCCCCATCGACCGTGCCTCCCTCCTCAGCTCCTAAGTCCGATGGGCCGCCCCGCTGTGTGTCGGTACCACCTTCATCTGCAGACATCCCTCCACCCGGGCCCCCGCCAGGCTCCAGCCGAACCCTGTCACCCACACGGAGGCCGCACACACCTGCTGAACGGGTGACAGTCAGGCCGATGGGTGATAGGTCAGTGGTGGACATCCCCTTCACTGTTTCTCCCCGCAGGAGCAAATCTCAGCTGTTCAAG GCGGCAACTATCGAGAGACGGTCAATGCCTGCATCTGgctacatcacacacacagtcagtgcaCCCAGCCTTCATGGCAAAACG GCTGATGATACCTATATGCAGCTGAAGAAGGATTTGGAGTATCTGGACTTGAAG GTTGCTGGAAGTCAGACGCTGAAGGAATCAGGGAAACCTGTTAAAGTTGCAGAAAGTGATGTGGAT GTGAAGTTGAGTCGGTTGTGTGAGCAGGACAATATCCTGAAGGATCTGGAGGCGAGGATCAGCTCTCTGAAGGAAGACAAG GACAAGCTGGAGAGTGTGTTGGATTTGTCCCACCAGCAGATGGAGCAGTACCATGAGCAGCCGGCCCACGCCCATAAGATCGCCTACCAGCAGAGGCTGCTACAGGAGGATCTGGTCAACATCAGGGCCCAGATATCCCGGCTCTCCacg gAGATGGCAAACGCGTGGGAGGAGTATGGCTGGCTGGAGAGATCAGTGGAGCAGTTGAGGGCGGCACTGCAGGCACATATGAGCCACAGCGCCACCCCACAG CAAGAGAAAGCTGAGATGAAGCGTGAGCTGTGGAGGATCGAGGACGTGATGGGGGGACTGAGTGCCAGCAAAGCCAACTACAGAATCACCATAGACTCCGTCCAGAACCCAG AGAGGAAATTAGTGCCTTCGGTGTCGGACCCCGCAGTGCCTTCTCAGAGCGCAGAGGTCCAGCCTCCTCCTCGCAGCTCCATTCCAAGCACCCTCTCCCATACGTTGCCTCACAGCACCGTGCCAAAGTGG GCAGAGGACAACGCTCCGCCCCGGCCACCACTGCCACGTCTCTATGACTATGAGGAGACACCCCCTGTGGTGCCGCCCCTCCCCAAAGAGGCCTCGGTCATCCGCCACACATCAGTACGCGGGCTTAAACGCCAAtcagatgagaggaagagggacaGGGAGAGCGGACAGTATGTTGTCAATGGAGACTGTAAG GGGGACTTGAGGTCCTACCTGAGTGAACCAGAGCTGCCAGCGATGAGCCACCACAGCACCGGGTCTGACATTGACTACCAGTATTTCCAGAGCAAAG GTCTGTCAGGCACCTCATCTCGACTGAACCAGTCCAACTCCATCTCATCCTATGTGACCCTGAGGAGAGGCCCCGGGAGCTCCTTAGCCAGG GAGAGACCCAAGAGTGCCTTGGAGCGTCTGTCTTCGCCCACAGAGGCCCAGCAGCTCCCGAGCAACCAGGCTCGCGGCCGAATGAGCGCGGAGGAGCAGCTGGAGAGGATGAAGCGCCACCAGAAGGCTCTGGTCCGCGAACGCAAGAGGAACCTCAGCCAGGGCGAACGCTCCTGCACGGGCCTCTCCACCTCCACTGCCACCACCCatcgctcctcctcctcgtctagACTGCCCTCCAACACCTCCGATCCTCCGGCCTCC GTTTTTGATTGGCAGGAGGAGCGACCCAGGGCAGAGGGTCAGAGCGACGAAGGTAGGAAccaagtgaaagagagaggaagaatcCAGTCAGATGAATGGGTGACAGTACCGGTCACACAGATACGAGAAGTGGATGTTGAGCCTCTGGACTATGATCTGGATATCAGCCGAGAG CTGTCCAAACCTCGGAAAGTCCCCATCCCAGAGCGCTATGTAGAGTCTGACCCTGAGGAGCCTCTGAGTCCGGAGGAGCTGGAAGAACGCAGCCGCAGAACTGAGCGCATCAAGAACCTTCTGGCCAAATCCAG TGTTCACAACATGCAGCCGTCGGCACCGATGGACTTCAGTGAGCTGGAGTCAgctctacagcagcaggagaagatcATGACTGTGTCTCACGCACTGGCTTCAGAGGCCTCGCGCAAGAGCAAACGCGTGGCAG